Genomic segment of Mycolicibacterium psychrotolerans:
TCTCGCACAATAACTTTCGTGACGTTCAACGCGCTTACGCGCGGATTGTGCCCGCCATCACAGATTTTGGTCGTATTAGAGACCCTCTGCTAGCGTCCGGCCGCATGTATGAACTCGCCACACTCTTGACGCTCGTCAACCAAGTGTCGGGAACGCCGTACATCTCCGGCGGTGACTCCCCGACCGGGACCGACTGCTCCGGGCTTGTGTCGTGGGTCACCAACGCCGCGACCGGCAGGCCGGTCTACGGCGATCGGTTCAACACCGGGAACATCGAGGGCGCACTGCGCGCCCGGGGATTCCAGTACGGGACCCAGCCCGGGGCGCTGGTGGTCGGCTGGAACCGCGGCCACACCGCGGTGACGCTGCCCGACGGCACCCCGGTGTCGTCCGGAGAAGGCGGAGGCGTGAAGATCGGCGGTGGCGGCGCCTATCAGAGCCAGTTCACCCACCACATGTACCTGCCCGCGCCTGCGGCCGCCGACGTGCCGCCTCCGGCCGATCCCCTGCTCTCGCCGCCGATGGCTCCCCCGCCACCGCCCGCGCCGATCGTGCTGATGGGCCAGGAGGCGCCGGCGCCGCCCCCACCCGGGGATCCGCTGCTGCCGCCGCCCCCGCCCCCACCCGGCGATCCGCTGCTGCCGCCGCCCCCACCCGGGGATCCGCTGCTGCCGCCGCCCCCGCCGGCGGGGTGAGCGCCGCGCGCTAGCGTCTTCGCCGTGATCGTCCTGCTGCCCCCGTCGGAGACCAAGCGCGCCGGCGGAGACGGACCCGCGCTGGCCCTGGAATCGCTGAGCTCGCCGGAACTGCATCCGGTCCGGACCGAACTGATCGACGACCTCGTCGGGCTGGCCGCCGACAGGGACGCCAGCCGCACCGCGCTGGGGTTGTCGGCCGGTCAGGATGCGGAGATCGACCGCAACGCGGCCCTGCGCTCGGCGCCGACGATGCCCGCCCTGCACCGCTACACCGGCGTGCTCTACGACGCGCTGGACGTGGAGTCGCTGCGCGGCGCATCGGCGGCCCGCGCCGCCTCGCGGCTCGCGGTCGTGTCGGCGCTGTTCGGGCTCGTCCGCGCCGACGATCCGATCCCGGCCTACCGGCTCTCCGCGAGCTCGCGCCTCCCCGGTCGTCCCACGCTGGCCGCGCGCTGGCGGCCGGCACTGGAGCCCGTGCTCAGCGGGCTGGCCGCGCGCGAACTCGTCGTCGACCTGCGCTCGGGCTCCTACGCGGGATTGGGCAAGATGCCCGGCGCCGTCACCGTCGAGGTCGTCGCCGAACACGCGGACGGTCGTCGCACCGTGGTCAGTCACTTCAACAAGGCGCACAAGGGACGGCTGGCGCGCGCGCTGGCCGCCACCCGGTCGGAGCCGTCGGATGCGGCCGCAGTCGCCGGGGTCGCGCGGCGCGCGGGCATGCGCGTCGAGCGGCAGAGCGACCACCTCACCGTCGTCGTCTCCGCGTGAACGGCCTCGAACACGACGAAATGGCTTGGCGCACTTGAAAAACATCGCCCAAACGTTGGTTTGGGCGAAAAGGTCTACAGAGAAGCGATGAAGTCCGTCGAGTAGAACTCCTCCGGCTGCTGGCTGTTGGCCGCGGGCCGGGTCAGCGACAACCACGCCCCCGTTGCGCCGGGCATGATCGGCCCGCGCACGGTCACGGCGCCCGCGCCCGCTCCGTCGGTGAACAGCACCGCCGACGCCACCCCGGGAGCCCCCGCCCCGCACCCCGCCGCCGACGTCCGCGGTATCTGGATCAGCCGGAGGTCGTAGCGGGTGTTGGGCACGCCGGTGAAGAACGCCACGTCGGCGAGGACCTCACCTCCCTGGACCCGCAGCAGTGCGGTGGGCCGGCCGTAGTAGGAGCCGCCGACGTACTTCACCTGGCTGAAATCGCAGCGGCGCAGCTTCTCGGCGAGCGGCATGACGACCCCCGCGCTCTCCGCGGACGCCGCGCCGGCGCCAGCCAGCATCGGTCCGGTCGCGATCAGCAGCGCCGTGGCGGTCACCGCGGCGCGGGCGATTCGGCGCATGGATCCGTCCTCTCCGGGATCGGGGCAATCGACAGTGCCGTCAAGGTTAGTGGGTCTCATCATCGGCTGCCGCATCAGGGCGTTGACGGTCACCCGCGCGGGAGGTGACACTGTCGGCCGATGTCGACACTGTGGGTCTACCTGCGCATCCAGCTCATGACGTTGGTGTGCGGGATCGTCGGGCCCATCTTCCTGTTCGTCTACTTCGCCGCGCAGCCCGACACCACCATCCGCTGGATGTACTGGTGGGGCCTGCTGATCACGGTCGCCGACATCCTCGTCGCGCTCGCGATCACCGACTCGCTGACCCGCCGGAACCGCGAGGCGGCCCCCCGACGCACCGGACAGGACGCACGGTGACCTACTACCCGACGCCGCGCCCACCGGCACCGCGCTCCGGGGCCGACGTGGCGATCTCCATCGTGGTCCTGGTGCTCACCGCGGTGATGGGCGCCGTCGCGGCGTTTCTCGGCGTGTTCTCGCTGGCATTCCTCGATCACTGTCCACCCGAGACGTGCAGCGTCGATGGCGCGGTCAGCGCGGTGTTCACGGCGCTGATGGTCGCCGCCGGCGTGGGCGTGACCGGGCTGGTGCTCACCGTCGTGGCGCTGGTCCGGCGTGCCACCGCGTGGCCGTATGCGCTCGGCACGTTCGCGCTGTGCGCGCTGACCCTGTTCCTCGGCGTGCTCGGCTACGGCGCTGCTGTGGGCTGACCCGCGGCGGAGTTGCCGCGACGTGCCGCGCCCGCGATGATCCGCGTCATGGACTCACGCACGGCGTTCGAACTCGCCGACCTCGACGCGCTCGGTCAGGCCGAGCTGGCCGCCGCCGGCGAGGTGAGCGCCACCGAGCTGCTCGACGCCGCGATCGTGCGGTTGGAGGCCGGCCGCGCGCTCAACGCGGTGATCGCCGACCTGCTCGACCGCGGTCGGGCCGATGCCGCCGCCCTGGACGCCTCCGGCGCACTGCGAACCGGGGCGAACGGTCCCCTGGCCGGGGTGCCCTTCCTGCTCAAGGATCTGGGCGCCTCGCTGGCCGGCGCACCCGAGGCGATGGGATCGCGCGCGCTGCGCACCCACGTCGCCGAGCAGACGGCGTGGATCGTCGAGCGCTATCTGGACGCGGGTCTGGTGATCTTCGGCAAGACGAACACCCCGGAATGGGGCAACCACTGCACCACCGAGCCGTCGCTGTTCGGCCCGACCGTCAACCCGTGGTCGCCGGACATCACCCCCGGCGGGTCCAGCGGCGGCTCGGCCGCGGCGGTGGCCGCCGGGATCGTGCCTGCCGCGTCGGGCGGAGACGGCACCGGCTCTATCCGGGTTCCCGCGGCGTGCTGTGGGCTGGTGGGGCTTAAGCCGCGACGGGCCCGCACGTCGTTCGGGCCCGCCGCCGGGCACGGGCTGGAAGGCCTGGTCAACGAGCATGCGCTGACCCGGACGGTGCGCGACAGCGCCGCCCTCCTCGACGCGGTCACCGGGGCCGGTGTCGGCGACCCCTACTCGGCCCCGCTGCCCGGCGAGCCGTTCCTGCGCGCCATCGAGACCCCGCCGTCGCCGCAACGCATCCTGCTGGCCACGTCGTCGCCGTTCCCCGCGCCGGTCACCGATCCCGCCGTGGTCGCCGCGGTCGAGCACACCGCGGCCACGCTCGCCGACCTCGGCCACCTGATCGAGCCGGGCGCCCCGACCATCGACGCCGACGCCTTGGCCGACGCCATCGCCGTCCTCCACACCGTCAGCAACGCCGCGCTGTTCGCCCTGGCCCGGGAACACCTGGGCCGGGACCCGCACGAGGACGAGTTCGAGCCGAGCAGCTGGGTGATGATGCGCGAAGGGTTCACCACGACGGGCGTCGCCTACGCCGACGCCATCGCGGCGGTGGACGCCCAGACCCGCCGCTTCGCGGCGCAGATGACCGGTCATGACGTGCTGCTGGTTCCGACCCTGCTGACCTCGCCGCCGCCCTTCGGACTGCTCGACCAGCCGCGCGGCACCACCCGGGCGTTCTTCGACGTCGAGTTCGCCACCACCGGATGGACGTCGCTGGCCAACGTGACCGGATGGGCGGCGGTGTCGCTGCCGCTCGGCGTCACCTCCGACGGCCTGCCGATCGGCGTCCAGCTGATGGCGCCCGACGAGGCGATCCTGCTCAGACTCGCCGCGCAACTTGAAACCGCCCTGCCGTGGGCCGGCCGGCGGCCGCCGGGGTGGGTCGGTCGGAACTGACGGCGACGAGACACCCGCATGCGAGACTGTCGCGCATGGCTCTCGACATCGCCCGTCCCAAGCTCGAAGGCAACGTCGCCGTGGGCGCGCATCGCCGCATCGGGTTCGCCGAGTTCGGCGATCCGCAGGGGCGGCCGATCTTCTGGCTGCACGGCACGCCCGGCGGGCGGCGCCAGATCCCGGTCGAGGCCCGGCTGTACGCGGAGAACAACGGGATCCGGCTGATCGGCGTCGACCGGCCGGGCATCGGGTCGTCCACCCCACACGCCTATGGGCGGGTGATCGACTTCGCCGAGGACCTCGAGGCCATCGCCGATGTGCTGGGCATCGGAAAGATGGTGATCATCGGACTGTCCGGCGGCGGTCCCTACACGCTGGGCGCCGCGGCGGCCATGCCCGAACGCGTCGTCGCGGTCGGCGTGCTCGGCGGTGTCGCCCCGACGCAGGGGGCCGACGCGATCGGCGGCGGCATCATGGGCAAGGTCGGTGTGCCGGTGGCGCCGGTGCTCGAGCACGTCGGCAGCTCGCTGAGCATGGTCGCCACCGGGCTGATCCGGCTGATCAAGCCGATCGCCGAACCGGCGCTGTACCTGTATGCCGGGATCTCCCCCGCCGGTGACCGCCGGCTGCTGGTCCGTCCGGAGTTCAAGGCGATGTTCCTCGACGATCTGCTCAACGGCAGCCGCAAGCAGCTCGCGGCCCCGTTCGCCGATGTCGTGGTGTTCGCCAGGGACTGGGGTTTCCGGCTGGACGAGGTCAAGGTGCCGGTGCGCTGGTGGCATGGCGACAGGGACCACATCGTGCCGTTCGCGCACGGCCGGCATGTGGTGTCGATGCTGCCCGACGCCGAGCTGTACACGCTCTCCGGCGAAAGCCACCTCGGCGGGCTCGGGCAGGCCGAGGCGATCATGGAGGCGATGACGCAGCTGTGGGACGCCGGCGGCGAACGCTGATCAGCGGCGCAGCCAGGCCTGCACCGTCGGGAGTTCCCGGCTGTAGGACTGCAGGAAGTCGTCGTGGAACAGGGTGCCGCCGCTGATCGCGCTGTCGCCCTGCCACACCACGTGCACCCGGACGGTGCCCTTCTCGAAGTAGTCGTTGCGCTCGGCGGTGCGGTGCGTCCAGCCCGTCTGCTCGGCCAGTGCCGAGAACGCCTGCCGCTCGTCGGTGTCAACCATGTCCCACACCCTAGCGGTGCCCGGTCAGTGCCCGGCGCAACAGATGCATCGCGACCGTCGTGGACCGCTCCCGCACATCGGAGCGATTGCCGGGCAGCGTCGTCGTCCGGGTGACCGTCGCTCCGGGATCGGATCCGTCGGTCAGCGCCACCGAGAAGCACACGGTGCCGACCGGTTTGCCCTCGGTGCCGCCGCCGGGTCCGGCGACGCCGGTGATCGCGATCGCGGTGTCGGCGTCGAAGCGGGTCAGGGCACCGTGGGCCATCGCCTCGGCCACCGGCTCGGACACCGCGCCGTGCTGGTCGATCAGCGTGGCGTCGACGCCGAGCAGGTCGGTCTTGGCGGCATTCGCGTACGCCACCACCCCGCCCGCCACGTACGCCGAGGAGCCGGGCCGCTCGGTGAGCCGGGCCGCGAGCAGGCCCGCCGTGCACGATTCCGCGGTCGCGATCCGGCGGCCCCGCAGCAGGTCGGCGATCTGGTCGTCGATCAGGGCGCCGTCGGTGGAGAAGATCTCGCGGTCGTGCCGGGCGCGCAGCGCGTCGAGCAGCGCGGTGTACGCCGCGGCGTCCTGCGGTTCGAACCGGGTGACGATCTCCAGTTCGCCGCGGCGCAGGCAGGTGGTGATCTCGAGGCGGTCGAACCCCGCCACGGACCCCTCGGCGTCGCGCAGCGTCTCGGCCAGACCGGATTCGGGCAGCCCGAACATCCGTACGGTCTCCTGCCGGTACGGCGTGCGCCCCGCGATCGCGGCCTGCAGGGCGTCGGTGGCCACGGCCGCCTGCCACATGGGCTGCAGTTCGCGCGGCGGACCGGGAAGCACGACCACGGTCGGGTGGCCCTCGACGACGACGCCCGGCGCGGTGCCGACCGGGTCGAGGATGACCGCGCCGGCGGGGATCAGCGCCTGCTTGCGGTTGGCGGCGAGAACCGCCTCGGCGTCCACTCCGGGAAAACGCGCCATCAGCCCGGTGACGATGTCGCCGATCTTTGCTTCCAGGCCCGGGTCGAGCACCAGGTCGCGCCCGCAGAACCGGGCGACGACCTCGACGGTCATGTCGTCGGCGGTGGGGCCGAGGCCGCCGCTGGTGATGACGAGGTCGAGGTCCTGGTCGGCGAGGAACCGCAACTGGGCCTCGATGTCGGCGGGCCGGTCACCGCACAGCGTGATGTGGGAGAGCTCGACGCCCAGCTCGAGGAGTCGGTCCGCCAGATACGGGCCGTTGGCATCCGCGACCCGTCCGGTGAGGACCTCGGTCCCCGTCACCACGATGCCCGCCCGTGCGCTCACGATTGCCGACACTACGCACCGGCGCCGCGGCTACCGGACCGGGACGACGACGGGCGCGGTGTTGTAGCCGCTCAC
This window contains:
- a CDS encoding C40 family peptidase, giving the protein MYELATLLTLVNQVSGTPYISGGDSPTGTDCSGLVSWVTNAATGRPVYGDRFNTGNIEGALRARGFQYGTQPGALVVGWNRGHTAVTLPDGTPVSSGEGGGVKIGGGGAYQSQFTHHMYLPAPAAADVPPPADPLLSPPMAPPPPPAPIVLMGQEAPAPPPPGDPLLPPPPPPPGDPLLPPPPPGDPLLPPPPPAG
- the yaaA gene encoding peroxide stress protein YaaA; protein product: MIVLLPPSETKRAGGDGPALALESLSSPELHPVRTELIDDLVGLAADRDASRTALGLSAGQDAEIDRNAALRSAPTMPALHRYTGVLYDALDVESLRGASAARAASRLAVVSALFGLVRADDPIPAYRLSASSRLPGRPTLAARWRPALEPVLSGLAARELVVDLRSGSYAGLGKMPGAVTVEVVAEHADGRRTVVSHFNKAHKGRLARALAATRSEPSDAAAVAGVARRAGMRVERQSDHLTVVVSA
- a CDS encoding amidase; amino-acid sequence: MDSRTAFELADLDALGQAELAAAGEVSATELLDAAIVRLEAGRALNAVIADLLDRGRADAAALDASGALRTGANGPLAGVPFLLKDLGASLAGAPEAMGSRALRTHVAEQTAWIVERYLDAGLVIFGKTNTPEWGNHCTTEPSLFGPTVNPWSPDITPGGSSGGSAAAVAAGIVPAASGGDGTGSIRVPAACCGLVGLKPRRARTSFGPAAGHGLEGLVNEHALTRTVRDSAALLDAVTGAGVGDPYSAPLPGEPFLRAIETPPSPQRILLATSSPFPAPVTDPAVVAAVEHTAATLADLGHLIEPGAPTIDADALADAIAVLHTVSNAALFALAREHLGRDPHEDEFEPSSWVMMREGFTTTGVAYADAIAAVDAQTRRFAAQMTGHDVLLVPTLLTSPPPFGLLDQPRGTTRAFFDVEFATTGWTSLANVTGWAAVSLPLGVTSDGLPIGVQLMAPDEAILLRLAAQLETALPWAGRRPPGWVGRN
- a CDS encoding alpha/beta fold hydrolase is translated as MALDIARPKLEGNVAVGAHRRIGFAEFGDPQGRPIFWLHGTPGGRRQIPVEARLYAENNGIRLIGVDRPGIGSSTPHAYGRVIDFAEDLEAIADVLGIGKMVIIGLSGGGPYTLGAAAAMPERVVAVGVLGGVAPTQGADAIGGGIMGKVGVPVAPVLEHVGSSLSMVATGLIRLIKPIAEPALYLYAGISPAGDRRLLVRPEFKAMFLDDLLNGSRKQLAAPFADVVVFARDWGFRLDEVKVPVRWWHGDRDHIVPFAHGRHVVSMLPDAELYTLSGESHLGGLGQAEAIMEAMTQLWDAGGER
- a CDS encoding competence/damage-inducible protein A; this translates as MSARAGIVVTGTEVLTGRVADANGPYLADRLLELGVELSHITLCGDRPADIEAQLRFLADQDLDLVITSGGLGPTADDMTVEVVARFCGRDLVLDPGLEAKIGDIVTGLMARFPGVDAEAVLAANRKQALIPAGAVILDPVGTAPGVVVEGHPTVVVLPGPPRELQPMWQAAVATDALQAAIAGRTPYRQETVRMFGLPESGLAETLRDAEGSVAGFDRLEITTCLRRGELEIVTRFEPQDAAAYTALLDALRARHDREIFSTDGALIDDQIADLLRGRRIATAESCTAGLLAARLTERPGSSAYVAGGVVAYANAAKTDLLGVDATLIDQHGAVSEPVAEAMAHGALTRFDADTAIAITGVAGPGGGTEGKPVGTVCFSVALTDGSDPGATVTRTTTLPGNRSDVRERSTTVAMHLLRRALTGHR